One Cryptomeria japonica chromosome 9, Sugi_1.0, whole genome shotgun sequence genomic window carries:
- the LOC131045290 gene encoding uncharacterized protein LOC131045290 — MDQAVMDMDELGDLNPEELVALQGLLELSRVNNGGHFASWGRRQRRSRVAYSTCNYEDEHAPPPPAAVAVAAGEKPAQGSPTTPLRWSGNERLSVSASAPASTSSDSAAGPRPCDRPLGPKLKFKVERKLGVHKSSNGKGPKKKTLGELKELFIGLSSEKEEMEKEKEKLFNRFQSLRDQNMLLKQELALKLGTKGQHQLPTQSPTVSSDLQSLKVSTEADALESSKNLVKNSSSAEAMGWYSSAEGILHSNGISWTGKSLRQDSLAPTMSSSHAFVLPDLNMPAEDVEDLSDNQVVQTNSKAIVAAEARKYRMECLRLKHSQSVKAHIR, encoded by the exons ATGGATCAGGCTGTAATGGACATGGACGAGCTGGGGGATTTGAACCCTGAGGAACTGGTGGCGTTGCAGGGGCTTCTGGAATTGAGCAGGGTTAATAATGGCGGACATTTTGCGTCTTGGGGACGCAGGCAACGACGCTCCAGAGTCGCGTATTCGACCTGCAACTATGAAGATGAACATGCGCCGCCGCCGCCGGCCGCAGTGGCGGTGGCGGCTGGTGAAAAGCCGGCGCAGGGGAGCCCTACTACGCCGCTCAGGTGGAGCGGAAATGAGAGGCTCTCGGTTTCGGCCTCGGCCCCTGCGTCTACCAGTAGTGACAGTGCAGCTGGTCCACGTCCATGCGACCGCCCGCTGGGGCCCAAGCTCAAATTCAAG GTGGAGAGAAAATTAGGAGTCCACAAATCCTCAAATGGAAAAGGCCCTAAGAAAAAG ACACTTGGAGAGCTGAAGGAATTGTTTATTGGACTTTCATCAGAAAAGGAAGAGATGGAAAAG GAAAAGGAGAAGCTATTCAACAGATTTCAGTCATTGAGGGATCAGAATATGCTATTGAAGCAGGAG TTAGCATTGAAGTTGGGCACAAAAGGACAACACCAACTTCCTACACAGTCTCCAACAGTTTCTTCAGACTTGCAATCATTAAAAGTGTCAACAGAAGCTGATGCATTAGAGTCTTCAAAGAATCTTGTGAAGAATTCATCTTCAGCTGAAGCAATGGGTTGGTATTCAAGTGCTGAAGGGATTTTGCATTCTAATGGCATAAGTTGGACTGGTAAATCTCTTCGACAAGATTCATTAGCCCCCACGATGTCTTCATCACATGCTTTTGTTCTTCCAGATTTAAACATGCCTGCAGAAGATGTTGAAGATTTGTCTGACAATCAAGTAGTTCAGACAAATAGCAAAGCCATAGTTGCAGCTGAGGCAAGGAAATATAGAATGGAATGCCTTAGATTGAAACATTCCCAGTCTGTGAAAGCTCACATAAGATGA